CTGATGGAGTGCCAGTGTTAAGTACACAAAAGCCACGCCTCTGGAGGAGTGGGTGTTCTCCAGAGTCAACCTGTTGCTACAGTCACCACCTGCAGGCAAGTATGTCTGGGGTTCACAGCAGGACAGCTAGGCCGCTTCCTGGGTTCAGCACAGAGTGGTCACGGGCTGGGGGTTTGGGGGAAGAGGGAAAGGCCAGGAAGCTGCTgtgaccaaacccaggacctaaATTCTCACTGGTGTGGGCTGATGGTCCTTCCCAAAGCCCAGCAGTCCCCTGAGGATGGAGGCCAGTCCCTACTGGAAGGCACAAGTAGCAGAGAGCCTCTGGCCAAGCAAGGCTGGAGGGTCCTGGAGGCACTCTCCAGGTCCTGCCCAAGGCCTTACACCACCTGATACTCAACTGGAAACTGTGAAGCTCCAGGAAACAATGGAAAAGAAGTCCAGAGCAGGATggggagaggcaggtgggaggATCCTGGGAGCAGGCAGGCCAGTCCAGAGTACGGGGCCCTTGGGTCCCTTGATAGGCTGGCAGTGGTCACAGGCAAGGGAGAATTCTCCAAGAGGAATAAAGAGAGGCAGTGAGGTTCACAGGGAGTGTCCGCCTCAGTGGGCTGCTCAGGTCCCACGGACAACTCACCCCTCGGATTGGGCCACCTTGGCATGCAGGCTCTGGTGCGCAATGAGGTGTGCACGCTGCTTGAAGCTCTTGTCACACTCGCCACAGCCAAAGGGCCGCTCGCCCGTGTGCACACGCCGATGGTCCAGCAGGTAGGAGCGCAGTGAGAAGCTCTTGCCACACTCGCTGCAGCCGAAGGGCTTCTCGCCGGTGTGGATGCGCTGGTGGTCAGCCAGGTAGGCGCTGCGGCTGAAGCTCTTGCCACACTCAGAACAGGAGAAGGGTTTCTCGCCCGTGTGCACACCCTGGTGACGCACCAGGTCGGAAGAGCTGCGGAAGCTCTTGTCGCACTCAGGACACTTGTGTGGCTTCTCACCAGTGTGGGTCCGCTGGTGCCGGGCTAGGTCTGAGCCCCAGCGGAAACGCTTCCCGCACTGCCCACAGCCATGCGGCTTCTCAGTCACTAACTTCCGAAACTGACGCCTGCGAGTAGGCGGCCGGCCCGGATGAGCAACCACCAGCGGGCCCAGGGCTGTCCTCGGTGGGTTTTCACTCTTCCAGacctctgtctcagcctcctcggGATGCCAGGACATACTCACTTCACAGTCCGTCTGTCCCAACACTGCTGTCGCGGCCTCCTCCGGAGGACCTCGGTCACTCTGGCTTTGGGATCCCAAACCTGCAAGGAGGGGAGGAGCCTCGTTTGTTCCCCTTGATTTGGGGACAGAAGAGATTTAAAGAAACTCCTTGGCTTTGAGATTCAGGCTGCTGCGGCTCAGACAGATCAAGCCTCAGTCGTCTTACCTACAAAATGACTGgacaggccagcaagatggctgaatGGGTAAagccacctgctgccaagcctaaccACTGAGCCTGAGCTCCACCCAGAACCTACacggtgaaaggaaagaaccctCCAGAAAGCCTCTGACTCCACACATGCCCCTCTCTGTACTGCACACAGAGtaaagatattaaaatgtaaCTGTGTTGGAAAAGTCCTTTTTTAATGAGAAGGATGATAAAAGGCTGGCAGATGAGCAGTTCTGAGGCAGACTTAGAGACCAGCTGAGCTGACCCTTCTGTGGAGGCCCCTGTTATTACAAAGACCCTCTGCCTATTCCCCACCCTGTGGCTGGCCAGTGCCACTGTACACGGCTGAAGCCAATGGCCCATTCCCGGTCTGTAACCTGAAGGCAGCAGTATGTGTAGCTACTGTAGCCCCTTATTCCTTAAGCTCCAGCTCTGCAGACACCACACAGGGTAGCCATGCACAGGAGGAGCTCCAAACCCACTCACAGTGAGACCAGGGAATCTGCGAAAGGGCTTCACTTGGTGAGCCTTCAGGGTGCAGCGAGGGTTctagcttgctttgttttgttttgtttttagcatgtCTGTGGCTAACAAGATCCATCAAACTCACTGAATCTCAGACTGTTGTCTGGGGACAAACACTGCTACATACCAGACTGAGATTTGCCTGAGAAAACCCTTACAAGCCCCCAGCACAGCGCCAGCACAGAGCTGGCACACAGAGAACACTGTCAGTGGTCACATagcccacagagacacacacacttgATGAGGAGACGCAGAAAAAGCTAGCTCTAGAGGCCGGCTTGGGAAGGGCGGGAAGAAAAACCAGGATTACAGCAGAAAGAGAccccagagatctgcttaccaAGAGCAGCATTCCGGGAGTTCTCTCTCTTTATGTCCCAGAAGAGATCCCTCTGAGCAGGGTCCAGGGAGCCCCATTCTTCTCGGGAGAAATAGAAAGGGATGTCTCCCAGTGCCACAGGTTTTTGGAATGGGGAGATGTGACCCAGCTCAGGTCTCCCAGGCAGCTGTGAGTGGGGACAAGAGGGGTCAAATTATACATTCAACAGCACCAAGCCCCCAGAGAGAACAAAGGGACTGCTCACTCACATGAACTGCAGAGGCAAAGCAAGCACCCATCACCTCTCCTGTCTGTCCTTCTTTAAGAACAGGAAGCTGggctgaaagaaaagaacagagcttTATATAGCCAAGATCAAGGCCTGAGACTGATAGCTTCATCTATACcgcatatgtacacacaccaaatgcatgcacacatgtgctcgTGTGAATGGGCTTCCCTGTGCCTGTTACCCTCGGGGCAATTCTAGAGAAGACACCTAGGCCCTGTGTAGCCACACTCCTGACTGAAGAGTCTTACTCACCATGGCTAGGCTGCTCTTGGGGTGCAGGCGGCTGCTTCTGTACTCTTTCCTTCTGGGGAGGCCTTGTGGCATGGAGTCCCTGGACTGCTGCCTTAGGCTGCGCTTCTGAGAGTCCATCCTGTTAGTAACCATAACATGCCCATTAGCACGGAGACCAgactggaggtgggggagagaggtAGGAGACATACCCATTAGGAGGCTGGGGGTTAGGGAAGGGAAGAGACTAAATGGAAgcccagaaagaaagagagaagaacgTGACATCAGGCAATGTTTTATACTCAAGGATACTTCATgatcaagagggaagaaccaatCCCTAAAAGGCTAGAATTACAGCTACTTAGCAAGggagaaaggggtggggtggggggtggggttccCTCCTGTCTGTGGCAGATCCTCACACCCTAGCTGCTCATTCACATGTCTCCAGATGTTCCCAGGGTCAAGCACTCAAGACAGCAGGGTACCCTTTGATGGCTCTACCTTCTCATGCCCTGCCGTGCTCTGATGCCTATCACCGTATTTGACAAACATGAGTGGTTCTTTGAGCCTTTCTGGattcactggggaggcagaggcaggcggagctctgagttcaaggccagcctggtctacagagtgagttccaggacagtctgggctacatagagcaactgtgtctcaaaaataaacaaacaaacaaataaataagtaaatccttTCTGGACCATAACCACTTTAAATCCAATGAAGTCATGAAAAATAGACTACATTTACTTAAGAAACACATCACACGCTGCTACGTTGGgattgtgtgtgtgcttctctgatTTGGTGTTCTCCCTGTCCATCCCCTGGAGAGACTTGTCTCCATGAAGAGGACCTCTACTCTTCAGGCTCCTGGACATGGAAAGGACCCTCACCTGTGGCCAGGCTTTCAATGACTGATTCTGTATGCCCTCCACCAAAGCGACGGCCTCGTCACCGCTCCCAAGGTGCTGTTTCTGCACCTGGGCTTGGATCTCCCCTGGTAGCACAGCCAGGaactgctccagcaccagcaACTCCAGGATCTGCTCCTTGCTGTGCAGCTCGGGCCGCAGCCAGCGGCAGCAGagctcccagagctggctgaAGGCTTCGTGTGGCCCACCTACATCCCTGTAGCAGAACTGGCGGAAGCGCTGGCGGCAGGCTTCTGAATCCCTGCTGTCCATCTGCTGGGCAGGTTCCTGTTCCCAAGAGCAATCTTCTACCTTCACAATCACAAGTCCTTCTTCCCCCCCAGGAGCGTGGTCTTGGAGCTCCTGGAGGGATGCCATTCCCCTGGCCTAGGGCTCAGGGCTAGTCAGCCTCCTACAGGGATTCTCTGTGACAGCTGGGCTGGCATCAGGACACATATGCctttgagaagagaaaaagaacagtatCTGAGGAAGAGTGGAATACACCAGTCTGGTGCAAAGTCTAGGGACTCTGGCACCTGTATTCTTTTGTACCACTAAAGCCTCTTTAGGCCTGACTGTAATGGAGTGCTCTACACAGACCCACAATCCTTTATTATTACATCTGACATCCCAAATCTGGGTTTTTCACGGCCCCTTTGACAGCAAAACCTAATGCTACTCATTTGGAAGCACTACTGCACCTGTTGGTACGAGCATACTTCTTCATTTGTATTAACTGCTCAAGCTTAATGGCAGAATGAAGCGTGTTTACTCGGCTGTAGAGATTCCCTGAGCCAGCTGACATGTAGCCCAGCTGTTACAGAGGTTGTGGAGCATATGATCCCCAACACAACGCTAACCCAGGTGGGATGGTacctgtttgtaactccagcacttggtcATCTGCAGCTATGTGGGAAGTCTGAAGCTGTCCTAGGATCTGGAagcccctggtgtgtgtgtgtgtgtgtgtgtgtgtgtgtgtgtgtgtgtgtgtgtgtaggaatcacttaagggctgaagagagggctcagaggttaggagcatttgttgctcttacagaggatccaggttcggttcccagcacccacagtgactcacaattatctgtaactctagttctaggggactcaaccccttttctgacttcctcGGGCAACAGTTCCacaggtggcacacacatctgtgCAGGTACAACACACAATAactaaatctaaagaaaaaaaaatccatcattgagcttttttttttgttttgttttgttttgttttgtttttggttttttggtggttgggagggtgggggtaggttcaagacagggtttctctacataacagctctggttgtcctagaactcactctgtagtgcaggctggccttgaactctgcctctcgagtgctgggattaaaggtatgtgctgccactgcccagctgttcaGCTATTCTTAAGATACGTTTTCAGATTTATGCTTCAATTGTAAAATTTCACTGGATATATTGGTACATGCATGGTGATGTATATATGTAGTCCCAGAACTGTAAGGATCAAGGCAGGATTGCCCAAGTTGGGCGATAaagcaaaactgtctcaaaatttttttctaattattgtGTTTAATTACGAACGTTGTCTCAAGTCCCTCTACTGATACATACtgttatttttctcaaatttGAAAACTTACAAATttacagggctggtgagatggctcagtggttgagagaatgtgtttctcttgcagaggccacagattcaatttccagcatccacatggaggctcacaaccatttttattccaattccagggtatctgacgCCCTCTATTGGCCTCCTCaaacattgcatgcatgtggtacaagtaccacacatgaaggcaaacactcaagacacataaaataaaaaatctttttttttaaaaagcttacaaAGCCagggaacatgcctttaatcccagcactcgggaggcagaggcaggcggatctctgtgagttcgaggccagcctgggctacagagtgagttccaggaaaggcaccaaggtacacagagaaactctgtctcgaaacaacaacaacaacaacaacaaaaacaaagctttCAAATTACAGAAACATTTTGCTCCAGATAAGGGGTGGTATTAGAGGCCTCATGAACACCACTCAACGCCATGTATTTGGATTTTATGTTGCTACTGCTTCACAATATTCTCAATTTTTGCCCTTTCTGTTTCAACAGTCTAATTAGCATGAACATCATAATGTAAAAAACGGGAAGGGAATGTTAATATACCAATACATGTTTCTTTTGATTCACCAACAATCTGATATATGACGGTGCCGTattttttcctgtgctttttaCTGAACGAAAATTGTTATCTTCAGAATCAACAAGTGCTTTATGTGTGCTTTACATAAAAAGGGCCTACCACTTTGGATCTTGCGTTTTTCACCTAGCAACGGTTCTTCATTAGTGCACCTATAAGCTTCCGCGGCATGGGGGTGTTCGGGTTTCTCAACCAACCCGAGTGATGCATTCGGGTCATTTCCAATTCTTCTCCACTACCACAAGCACTTTATTTACGCTTCTCTTCTCGAGCCTTCGGCCTCACCCTCCAGTGACCGAGGAGGTGTCCCTCCGGGACTCACCAGGGTCGCTCGGCAGGACGTGGGAAAAGGGGACGGTCCCCAGCAGCCTGGCGACAGCGGCGGGCTCAGCGGTGCGACTCGGGGACCCGGAGAGCAAGGAGCCGCAGGCGGCCGCACGGCCCGGAGAAGCGTGTCCCCTCCGGCGCCGAATCCGCAGGAGCCGGGCTGCGCGAAACGCCGGTCCCGCCCCCAGGGCACGCCGCCCAGAGCTGCTCGGGGACTGGGAGCTTCTCCACCAGCTCCCGGTGCCGGAAGTTCGCGCGGGGATCGCCGGGAAACCAGCTGGCGCATGCGCGGGGACGAGCGTTTGGAACTTTTACTATCCGGAACGCTGAGACGAATAGCCAATGAGCAGGGAGAATTCCCACGGCGGGCCAGCCTGGGAAACCCTGGAGCTACAGGTCTGGAAGAAGTCTCGTTTTCGCCTAATGGGTCGCGATTAGTCTAAATCAGGTCTTTGGGAGGTCTCGGAGCTTCCTCGAAAATGCAATCTAACTAGAGCGGAAGCCTCCATCCTGGGCAGCACCCCCTTCCCACCTACTAGCATTTCCATCTGTACTGAGCTGAGGAGCAGGAGACACTGGGGACACTGAGCAGGAGGCCCACCTCTGCCTGGACGGGTGTTAAGCATTGTTGCAATCTGTTAAAGCCACTATTGACGTTAATAGTTAGCTTTATCTTGTAAACACCCTTGATGTTTATTTTCCTATAAATAGACAAAGACCAGACTGGGGCAGTTGACTCCGTATGACAACCGTTGGACTCTCCCTTGCTGCCCGTGTCGCCTTGAGCAAAGGTACTGTTAGTCACACAACCAGCCGGAGTGACCTGAGGTCAGCACCAGCTATCTGGAACACTCAGTGGACACCTTGAGAAAAGGACACATAGATAAAGCTGATTGTCCCTGCTCCTGAGGGCGGAGCCTCAGCTAGGGCTGTTTGAGACAGGCGTTAAGTTCTTGCTGTCACAAGCCTCTGAATTCCAGATAACCCTGAAGCCATGTCCACCTAGGCTACAAAGGGAGCACTCCTCTCTCCTGTGATTGATTGCTAAAATGCAAGGCTTTGATTGGCCAAACACCCCTCCCCACGACATATAAGCAGGCCCATTGGACGCACAGCAGGCTGGGAAATAGTTGTTTTGCCTCTCCTGGTTTTAGTCCCAGTGAAACTCTTGAGTGGTCTTGCCTGCTTGTAGTAGTGAAGCCTGGGTTAGTAACACAGTGACAAGAAATATAACAGTGTGTGGAAGAACAttaagagccaggcggtggtggcacacgcctttaatcccagcactctgaggtagaggcaggtggatctctgaaataGAGACTGGCCTActctacagagatagttccaggacagccagggctgcacatagaaaccctgtctccaacacacacacacacacacacacacacacacacacacacacacacgccgccaaaaaaaaagaacattaagaaAGATTGgggactggagaagtggctcagaggttaagagcactggctattcttccagaggtcccgagttcaatccccagcaactacatggtggctcacaaccatctgtaatgagatctggtgccctcttctggcatgtagacagaacactgtatgtgtgaTAAGtaaatgatctttaaaaaaaaagaaaaaaagaaaggaagaaagattggAGTCAGACAGAAtgtcacaggcctgtaatcctagcactcaggagcctgaggtaggaggatcatcaAGAGTTTCAGGCCACAGGCCGGCGgcagcggcgcacacctttaatcccagcactcgggaggcagagccaggcagatctctgtgagtttgctacagagtgagttccaggacaggccccaaagctacacagagaaaaaaaaaaaaaaaaaaaaagaggaggaggaggaggaggaggaggaggaggaggaggaggtgggagtggtggTCCTGGTCCAGGCTAGTCTAGGTTATGTGATGAGTATCAGGCCagtccaggctacatagtgagtctgtccccagacaaaacaaaacaagatgtagTTCCTGTTATGGTCCACATATAATTCcagcagccagcctgggctgctgtaATAGCAAGAACATATCTCAAGATAAAAGGTATCTTTCTCGGTATTCACCTATAGCCTCTGTTACCAATCGGTTATCTCAAGTCCTTTTGTTCCAGATTGGGGACAGGTGACTCATAACAAGGAGTGAAGCAAGTGGTGCCCTCCATCACTCCAGCTTCTGTGTAAGCTTTTGTGTAAGCATATGTGGGGGGGTGGGCAAGCCTGCATACATATTCAAGtatatgcatgtgcttgtgtgtatgtgtgtctgtgtgtgtgtgtgtaggcccaaGGTCAATACCGGGTGTCTTCCCCTATCATTCTccctttggttggttggtttgtctgttttgaggCAGGTCTCTATGTGGTCTTCTCTATGTACACAATGCTCTTAATGTCCAAGcgtccatctctccagcaccacttcattcacttttttttttttttttttttttggctttttgagacagggtttctctgtgtagctttgagcctttcctaggactcactttggagaccaggctggcctcgaactcacagagatccgcctgcctctgcctctcagtgctgggattaaaggcgtgcgccacccctgtCCGGCCCTTCATTCACTTTTAAGGCTTGATGACACTCAAAACCATTCAATGTACAGCCACTGGTTGTATCATTAAGTGGCCGTGTCACAAGTTCAGAAAGGCTCCTCTATTTAAAAACTGGTTTCAGGATGGAGAGACACATAAAGACAGTTTCACTGTAGGACTCAAAGATAGAAATTCAAGATGCTGTTTACAAAACATCTTGTGGAGGTACCTCACAAGAACTCTCCCCTGCAGTAACCTTCCCCATGACATCTGGGAGTCGGTAAACCCACAGTTACATTGATTGGATACAACAGTGCAGTgcagaagcaaaggaaaagttCATCCTAAAGCCCAGGCCCATGGGTGAGGCAACACCAGTGACCCAGTATCTTCGGCTTCCATGGTTCACACGTGTAGTCTTGAAAATGGGAACCTTGAAGTGACAAGGTCTTCCTCCCCCTTTAAAGTGGAGATAAGCAAACACAACATGCCCATCTACACTAAGCGTGTTCTCAGTGCCTATCATCACTTAAGATGTTTTATGCAGATTCTGTCCTCGGAGCCAGACACATAGACAATAGTGTTCTACTGTTTATACAGAGAAGAAAATCATGGCAGAGAATGCTGTGCCCAAGACCATACAGTTACCATGCAATGGGTCTGGCAATGTGGTCTTCTCTGTCTTAGTAGTTTTGACTGTGGTGAGGTACATATAACATACATTTTCCTATCAtgactttttataaaaatgtatatgtgaTTGTGAGTGTATGTTCTGTGTGTGGGAATcctcctcagaagccagaagaaggccttGGGTCCCCTGGACTGGAGGCATCCGTGGCTGTAAGCTGCCTAATataggtgccaggaactgaactttgcgtcttctgcaagagcagcaagtgctcttaactactgaaccgtCTCTCCTCCACCTTGACCATCTTTAAatgaattttcattaaaattaattaccttgacaggcagtggtggcatacacctttaatctcagcacctggaggtagaagcagatggatctctgtatgtttgaggccagcctggtctacagatagagtttcaggacagccaaggctacacagagaaacattgtcttgaagaattaaaaacaaaaaattaagtagCTTGGGCTgtagagttggctcagtggttaagagcatttactgctcttgcagaggacctgggtttgattcccagcacccacatgatagttcccaaccatccataactccagttccaggggacctgaagccctcttttgacttccttgggcactaggcacacacatcgaacacatacatacttgcaggcaaaacattcatatacataaaataatcttaaaaattttaagtttcttATGCCCAACAGTGGTacacacactgttaatcccagcactcaggaggcagaggcaggtggatctccgtgatttcaaggccagcctggtctacagagcgagttccaggacagctagggctacacagaaaaccttgtcttagaaaaaaatgaaacaaaacaaaaatcaagtgtttTTACATTGGTGTGTGGCTGTTACTATCCCCAGAGACTTTTCAACTTGGAAACTCTAAACCATCCCCGTTAAACACTGACTTGGTTTTCcaccactgtgacaaaacaccatggtcTTAAACAACATTGGGGGAAAGGACTTTTTTCAGCTTAGaattctcaggtcacactccattgctgagggaagtcagggcaggaactcaaacagagtagaacctgcaggcaggagctgatgcagaggtcatggaggatgctgcttcctggcttgttcctcatgctttgctcagcctgctttcttaaagcacccaggaccaccagcccaagtatcacccacaatgagctgaaTCCCTTCCATATCAAGTATCAGTCCAAAAACTGcatcacaggcttgcccacaggaaaatctggtgggggcatttcctCAATTTAGGTTCACTCTTTCAAAacaactccagcttgtgtcaagttgacgtaaaaACTAGCCACGATTAAACACTGACCTCCAAGGCCCTCCCAGGGCTCTGATAACCACcgtgctttttgtttggttgtttttgtgtttaaaggtttatttatgcTCTCCAAGGAGCAAGAGAGTGTGGTGAATCCCCTgatgctggagttataggtggttgtaagcttcctggcatgggtgctgggaaccaaacttaggtcctctggaagcactCTTGACTGATTAGCCAATCCTCCAGCCCCAGTTGCTCGGTTTGGGgatctttgaaacagggtctcatgcagcccagactggcctaaaCTTAGGTAGCCAGGTGTCTTAGTGACTATTCTATTGATGTGACAAACACCATCACTAAGGCAACTCATAGaaggaagcatttcattggggctcacagctccagagggttagtccacgcccatcatggtgggaaatgtggcagcaggcaggcaggcaggtttgcgctggagcagtagctgagagctcacttccTGGCCCACCGGTGGGAGACAGAGTGAGCTAGCAGGGAATGCtgtgggctttttgaaacctcaaaggtcctctggaagtgctcttaaccagtgaaccatttctccagcccagctgGAGCCTCAAAAACtagtttttgtggggtttttgattttgctttgttttgttaattttacatttatttggggAGTGTgcttggaagtcagagaacaatggTTTTAGGGGTCAgtttttcttccactgtgtggatcctgGGGCTAGAACTCAGCTCCTTAGTCTTGACAGCAAGCGCCCTTACCTGTTAAGCTACCTCACCAGCCCATCTTTTGGATTTTCCCCTTTGAATTGATCATTTATGTGCAAGCTTCCAAATGTAAAGTGCTTACAGTGGAATCTTCTCTTTTGGTCTCCCCTCCCCTGCACCTCCTTTCTAGAAACAAGCAGTACCATCCACTGCAGAGAGCTCTTACACTCAAACAAAAGGAGTACATAAGTGGACCCTCTCGACTCTGTCCTAGACCttgtcagttttgtttttaattactgtgggagggggagggtctGGGGATCTGGGCTTCTCATATGTGCTGTGGAGAAGTCCtttattactctgtgtgtgtgtgtgtgtgagagagagagagagagagagagagagagagagagagagagagagagaggtggtctGGGGAGCTGGGCTTCTCGTGTGTGCTGTGGAGAAGTCCCTTATTCATCGGTGTCCCCCAAGCCTGATCACAGTGATGCTTGAGAATCATGGAACTTGTATGACTTGAAGTCTAGTCACTTCCTCAGAGGGCTTCAGGGTCCTGGGTCTTTGTCATCCTTGTCAATTGCGCAGAGCCTAGGACCGCTGGTTCTCCATAGGTAGTGAGTCTTCAGTTGCTTCCTGTAATCTGAACTGCCCCAATACCAGCTTGAAGGAAGATACAGGTATCCAGCTTTCCACATCCTCTGACTTAGGTTCCCCTGGCTGCTTCCAAGCAGGACTTCTGGGTGCTCCCTGCTCCCATTCTCCACCCCACTGCCACCAGCAGATGGCCCATAGTGTGAGCTCAGCTCCAGTGACAACAGAAACTGGGTTGAGAAAAGAGAGTATCTGTTTATTGCACAAAGCAGATCCCCAAGTAAACGATGCAGTCTCATAAATTGAGCCCGTGTGCTGCCCCAGCCTCTTCATGCTGcctgatacacacacactgctgcctgatacacacacactgcaagacAGGAGTCACCAGCAGCACCTCAGCCTCTGTCCTGAAGCTTGCCACGAACTCTCCTCTGgctgttctggcctctgttgcAGCTTTGATGATGCCCAGGGTTCCTTTCTCAAAATTCCCTCTCCAGCTGCCCAGAAGGCCCAGGCTTGCTGATTCTCAGAAACATGAGTCTGATGACCAAGCCCATTTGGGGATCTTTGGGAGAGCACCAAGCCCAGGAAGTATCACATCTTCTAAATCTTAGAATTCCAGAGGGTAGGAAAGCTCAGGGTAGGAGGGGCAATCCTGTGTCATTGAACCTGTCTTTTCAACAACAGATAGTCCAGGAGGAACAGGCAAGCTTTGAAATCCCAGCCTGCAACAAGCCCAAGATGCTAAGAAACCTTAGTGCAGCTTCTGGGCTCGGGGTCCCTGCATAGCTCTGGCAGTGAGGGTCTAGGAGGTGCAGAGACTCACATCCTCAGACCCATCATAAGAGTTCAAAGCCCCTCCGGATAGGTTCATCTGCTCAGCATCTCTAACTAATCTGTCCAGCAGACCTTGGATACCTATCTCCTATCTTGTTCTAAATGTTCCTGGATTCTAGCTCAATCCTCTGGGCTGTACTGCAGTCTGCTCTAATGATCGTCCCTAGCTCCTCCCTGTCCAGCCAGCTGAG
Above is a window of Onychomys torridus chromosome 8, mOncTor1.1, whole genome shotgun sequence DNA encoding:
- the Znf213 gene encoding zinc finger protein 213; its protein translation is MASLQELQDHAPGGEEGLVIVKVEDCSWEQEPAQQMDSRDSEACRQRFRQFCYRDVGGPHEAFSQLWELCCRWLRPELHSKEQILELLVLEQFLAVLPGEIQAQVQKQHLGSGDEAVALVEGIQNQSLKAWPQDGLSEAQPKAAVQGLHATRPPQKERVQKQPPAPQEQPSHAQLPVLKEGQTGEVMGACFASAVHLPGRPELGHISPFQKPVALGDIPFYFSREEWGSLDPAQRDLFWDIKRENSRNAALGLGSQSQSDRGPPEEAATAVLGQTDCEVSMSWHPEEAETEVWKSENPPRTALGPLVVAHPGRPPTRRRQFRKLVTEKPHGCGQCGKRFRWGSDLARHQRTHTGEKPHKCPECDKSFRSSSDLVRHQGVHTGEKPFSCSECGKSFSRSAYLADHQRIHTGEKPFGCSECGKSFSLRSYLLDHRRVHTGERPFGCGECDKSFKQRAHLIAHQSLHAKVAQSEG